One Pieris napi chromosome 22, ilPieNapi1.2, whole genome shotgun sequence genomic region harbors:
- the LOC125060904 gene encoding ubiA prenyltransferase domain-containing protein 1 homolog: protein MDSVRRTDDVASADGNLLQPPKEFTTAARNPLMKVRTYVLALRPWSLSGSLLPTLLGAALAYRLPGDNGFSWLTLLLTMFTVIPVHGAGNVVNTYFDFVKGIDNRKSDDRTLVDHILSIDEVVSLGAILYMSGCVFFVLLVIMSPAQMEHLALVYFGGLSSSFLYTGGIGLKYIALGDIIYLVIFGPVSVVFAFLAQTGRVVWPIFYYAVPLALNTEAILHSNNTRDLEADSKAEIVTLAILIGKTASHLLYAFLLFTPYIMFVVASVRCSFWFLLPMLTLHQAFEIERRFRRPETMQYVPRQTARLNFYFGMLYVIACLLASRLPFLIRE from the coding sequence ATGGATAGTGTAAGAAGAACTGACGATGTAGCATCGGCTGACGGAAATCTCCTACAACCTCCAAAGGAATTCACAACAGCTGCCCGAAATCCATTGATGAAAGTTCGAACTTATGTGTTGGCGCTGCGTCCGTGGTCGCTGAGCGGCAGCCTTCTGCCTACTTTGTTAGGCGCAGCACTAGCATACCGGTTGCCGGGAGATAATGGTTTCAGCTGGCTTACATTACTTCTTACCATGTTTACAGTAATTCCAGTCCATGGAGCAGGCAATGTGGTgaatacatattttgactTTGTAAAAGGTATTGATAACCGTAAATCAGATGACCGAACTCTAGTTGATCACATATTAAGTATAGACGAAGTTGTGTCTCTTGGAGCTATACTTTATATGTCTGgatgtgtattttttgtactACTAGTAATAATGTCACCTGCCCAAATGGAACATTTAGCTCTAGTGTATTTTGGAGGTCTGTCCTCATCATTTTTATACACAGGGGGTATAGGTTTAAAGTACATAGCTTTAGGAGATATAATTTATCTAGTCATATTTGGCCCAGTTTCTGTTGTGTTTGCATTTTTGGCCCAAACAGGAAGAGTTGTTTGGCCTATTTTCTATTATGCTGTACCATTGGCTTTAAATACAGAAGCCATTTTACACAGCAATAACACTAGGGATTTAGAAGCAGACAGCAAAGCAGAAATTGTGACACTAGCAATTTTAATAGGAAAGACTGCATCTCATTTATTATATGCATTTTTACTATTTACGCCATATATTATGTTCGTTGTGGCTTCTGTAAGGTGTAGTTTTTGGTTTTTGCTTCCAATGTTAACCTTACACCAAGCTTTTGAAATAGAGAGAAGGTTCCGTCGGCCTGAAACCATGCAGTATGTGCCCAGGCAAACTGCTAGgttaaatttctattttggAATGTTGTATGTAATAGCCTGTCTTCTTGCATCCAGACTTCCATTCCTAATAagggaataa
- the LOC125060672 gene encoding sedoheptulokinase-like, translating into MADKKYVLGMDIGTTSVKVCVFDSDAKEIVAKQSKDTAANIPSDQGIEGNKQDVPKIVSAVHYCVSRLPRDILRHVTKIGVCGQMHGVVLWKNGAWEKIEKDGVINRFEAIRENMSALYTWQDVRCKPEFLDSLPKPDSHLKCYSGYGCATLLWMLKHKPEKLKHFNCSATVQDFVVAMLCDLDTPITSDQNAASWGYFNTEKNEWNIDILKGLDFPVNLLPNIKKSGEIVGCLNSSWNGIPEGTPVGVAMGDLQCSTLATLESRTDAVLNISTSAQLAFIVDGISDIGCKTVEHLPYFNNTYLLVAASLNGGNVLATFVKMLQQWMLEFGFPIPQSKVWEKLIAMGLDAPAETTMRISPHLLGERHSPTARASVENIDLSNIQLGQVFRSLCDSIVDNIHFMMPKDILRNASITRIVGNGSGLSRNKVLQRAVEHYYSLPLEFTCGGDAAKGAAIAVINTQ; encoded by the exons atggctgataaaaaatacgtattgGGCATGGATATTGGTACAACATCAGTGAAAGTGTGCGTGTTTGATTCAGACGCGAAGGAAATAGTCGCCAAACAAAGCAAAGATACAGCAGCTAACATCCCAAGTGATCAAGGTATAGAGGGTAATAAGCAAGATGTGCCGAAAATAGTATCAGCTGTTCACTACTGTGTTTCGCGTCTTCCTAGAGATATATTACGACATGTGACAAAGATTGGCGTCTGCGGGCAAATGCACGGAGTCGTTTTATGGAAAAATGG agcatgggaaaaaatagaaaaagatGGTGTAATCAACAGATTTGAAGCAATCAGGGAGAACATGTCAGCATTGTACACATGGCAAGATGTCAGATGTAAACCAGAATTTTTAGATTCCCTCCCCAAACCCGATTCTCACCTTAAGTGTTATTCAGGCTATGGCTGTGCAACACTTCTATGGATGTTGAAACATAAGCCAGAAAAACTAAAGCATTTTAACTGCTCTGCAACAGTACAAGACTTTGTTGTAGCAATGCTATGTGACCTTGACACACCCATAACATCAGACCAAAATGCTGCAAGTTGGGGCTATTttaatacagaaaaaaatGAGTGGAATATTGACATTCTAAAAGGTCTCGATTTTCCAGTAAATCTTCttccaaatattaaaaagagtggagAAATTGTGGGATGCCTTAACAGCTCATGGAATGGAATTCCTGAAGGTACACCTGTTGGAGTAGCAATGGGTGATCTCCAGTGCTCTACATTAGCAACTCTAGAATCAAGAACAGATGctgttttaaacatatctACATCTGCACAACTCGCTTTTATAGTTGATGGTATTTCAGATATAGGCTGTAAAACTGTTGAACATCtgccttattttaataatacttatttactTGTAGCTGCCTCTCTAAATGGAGGTAATGTATTAGcaacttttgtaaaaatgCTGCAACAATGGATGCTTGAATTTGGATTTCCCATTCCACAGTCAAAAGTTTGGGAGAAATTAATTGCTATGGGATTAGATGCACCAGCTGAAACAACAATGAGAATATCCCCACACCTACTTGGTGAGAGACATTCGCCAACAGCAAGAGCCTCAGTAGAAAACATAGATCTATCTAATATACAATTAGGGCAAGTATTTAGATCTTTATGTGATAGCATAGTTgataacatacattttatgatGCCTAAAGACATATTGCGCAATGCAAGTATAACAAGAATTGTGGGAAATGGTTCTGGTTTATCAAGAAACAAAGTTTTACAAAGAGCTGTTGAGCATTATTACAGTTTACCACTTGAGTTTACATGTGGAGGGGATGCAGCTAAAGGTGCAGCAATTGCTGTGATAAATACTCAATGA